The DNA region CGCGCCGTACTGACTGACGAGGCTGACGTAAGCGAGGCCGGCCCAACCCTGCCACGGCACGGCCGGGAAGGGCGAGGGCCACAACAGAATGGTCACGATCAGCGCCACCGGCAGGAACGCCGCGACCTGCCAGGAGATGACCTCCCAGCCGCGCATGGTCATGCTCAACCGCCCGGACAGGGAGTAGCCGAAGCCGCCGGAGATCACGGTGCCGAGCAGATAGAGATCGCCGATCGAGACCGTGCCGGCGTCGCTGTGCGTCGCGACGAAGAAGATGACAATCGCCGCGCCGGCGACGCTCGCGAGCCAGAAGCCGATGCTCGGCCGTTCATGGGTGACGACGGTCGCGGCGGCGACGGTCGCGAGCGGCAGGATGCCGAGCACCACGCCGCCATGTGCCGCCGGTACGTTGGCCATCGCCAGCGCCATCAGAATGGGAAAGGCGACGATGGTGCAGAATGCCGTGATCGCCAGCGGGC from Pseudolabrys taiwanensis includes:
- a CDS encoding DMT family transporter, with translation MTSSREKLGITLGFLGVCLFAGTLPGTRLAVAYLDPFFLTAVRWCIAGLAGLIVLLVMRCRVPPRAMWGPLAITAFCTIVAFPILMALAMANVPAAHGGVVLGILPLATVAAATVVTHERPSIGFWLASVAGAAIVIFFVATHSDAGTVSIGDLYLLGTVISGGFGYSLSGRLSMTMRGWEVISWQVAAFLPVALIVTILLWPSPFPAVPWQGWAGLAYVSLVSQYGAFFVFNAGMAMGGVARVGQLTLLQPFIIVALAAPVNGEPIQVTTLAYAAAVVGTVIIGQRMRVTRRI